A single region of the Aeromonas hydrophila subsp. hydrophila ATCC 7966 genome encodes:
- a CDS encoding cation:proton antiporter codes for MSVYYTLCFLAALAIFIAFANQYVVKIQTTIAITAGSMLISALLVLFGKLGWFNLEPLAVKTMESIDFQNFLLKGILGFLLFAGGLGINLKALRSQKWEITILSIVATLLSTFMVGYGFWFIAKLLGWELPLVYCMLFGALISPTDPIAVLAIVKKMKAPPQIAIQIEGESLFNDGVGLVIFATVFAVAFGGVEPTFGSVAGLFLHEALGGILFGAVLGLITHVMISATDDGSLELLLTLCIPTAGFAFANMIGVSGALAMVVTGIMIGNWTRHSGFSEQSSHHLDHFWELMDQFLNALLFLLIGLALVLLDLAWRDWILLVIAVPLCLAARFISVSLPYMAFRRYRSYNKFSVRILTWGGLRGGLAMAMALALPSGVMMLPEHGVDLREVILVMTYSVVMFSIVVQGMTITPMITAAKKASGHY; via the coding sequence ATGAGCGTCTACTACACACTCTGCTTCCTGGCAGCGTTGGCGATCTTTATCGCCTTTGCCAATCAGTATGTTGTGAAGATCCAGACCACCATCGCCATCACCGCGGGCTCCATGCTGATCTCCGCGCTGCTGGTGCTGTTCGGTAAGCTGGGCTGGTTCAATCTGGAACCCCTGGCCGTCAAGACCATGGAGAGCATCGACTTCCAGAATTTCCTGCTGAAGGGGATCCTGGGCTTCCTGCTGTTCGCCGGCGGTCTCGGGATCAATCTGAAAGCCCTGCGCAGCCAGAAGTGGGAGATCACCATTCTCTCCATCGTGGCGACCCTGCTCTCCACCTTCATGGTCGGCTACGGCTTCTGGTTCATCGCCAAGCTGCTGGGCTGGGAGCTGCCGCTGGTCTATTGCATGCTGTTCGGTGCCCTGATCTCCCCCACCGACCCCATCGCCGTACTGGCCATCGTCAAGAAGATGAAGGCGCCGCCCCAGATCGCCATCCAGATCGAAGGGGAGTCGCTGTTCAACGACGGTGTCGGCCTGGTGATCTTCGCCACCGTGTTCGCCGTTGCATTCGGCGGCGTCGAGCCCACCTTCGGCAGCGTGGCCGGCCTGTTCCTGCATGAGGCCCTCGGCGGCATCCTGTTCGGCGCCGTGCTGGGCCTCATCACCCACGTGATGATCAGCGCCACCGACGATGGTTCGCTGGAGCTGCTGCTGACCCTCTGCATCCCCACCGCCGGCTTCGCCTTCGCCAACATGATCGGCGTCTCCGGCGCCCTGGCCATGGTGGTGACCGGCATCATGATCGGCAACTGGACCCGTCACTCCGGCTTCTCCGAGCAGAGCAGCCATCACCTGGATCACTTCTGGGAGTTGATGGACCAGTTCCTCAATGCCCTGCTGTTCCTGCTGATCGGTCTGGCGCTGGTGCTGCTGGATCTGGCCTGGCGTGACTGGATCCTGCTGGTCATCGCGGTACCGCTCTGCCTCGCCGCCCGCTTCATCAGCGTGTCGCTGCCCTACATGGCCTTCCGCCGCTATCGCAGCTACAACAAGTTCTCGGTGCGGATCCTCACCTGGGGCGGCCTGCGCGGCGGTCTGGCCATGGCCATGGCGCTGGCGCTCCCCTCCGGCGTCATGATGCTGCCGGAACACGGCGTCGACCTGCGGGAAGTGATCCTGGTGATGACCTACTCGGTGGTGATGTTCTCCATCGTGGTACAAGGCATGACCATCACTCCGATGATCACCGCCGCCAAGAAGGCCAGCGGCCACTATTGA
- the metH gene encoding methionine synthase: MSNKKSDVTNKLEACLKERILIIDGAMGTMIQGYKLGEADYRGARFADWHTDIKGNNDLLVLTRPAVIREIHEQYCAAGADILETNTFNATRIAMADYEMEEFSAEINCEAARLARAVADEWTAKEPHKPRFVAGVLGPTNRTASISPDVNDPGKRNVTYDQLVAAYTESTHALIEGGADIILIETIFDTLNAKAAAFAVEGVFEALGYSLPVMISGTITDASGRTLSGQTTEAFYHSLRHVKPVSFGLNCALGPDELRQYVEELSRISETHVSAHPNAGLPNAFGEYDLDAVEMAEHIREWAASGFLNLVGGCCGTTPTHIRAMADAVAGIKPRALPELPVACRLSGLEPLIITPESMFVNVGERTNVTGSAKFKRLIKEGLYDEALDVAKQQVESGAQIIDINMDEGMLDAEAAMVRFLNLIAGEPDIARVPVMIDSSKWEVLEAGLKCVQGKPVVNSISMKEGEEKFIQQARLLRRYGAAVIVMAFDEVGQADTRARKFEICQRAYRILVDRVGFPPEDIIFDPNIFAVATGIDEHNNYAVDFIDAVKDIKQNLPHAMISGGVSNVSFSFRGNEPVREAIHAVFLYHAIQNGMDMGIVNAGQLAIYEDIPSDLKEKVEAVVLNLNPDATEALLAIAERYRGGGAQTEDPRDQAWRSWPVGKRLEHALVKGITDFIEEDTEEARSKAEKPLHVIEGPLMDGMNVVGDLFGAGKMFLPQVVKSARVMKRAVAYLQPYIEAEKSGGSSNGKIVMATVKGDVHDIGKNIVGVVLQCNNYEIVDLGVMVSCETILKTAREVNADIIGLSGLITPSLDEMVHVAKEMERQGFKLPLLIGGATTSKAHTAVKIEQNYSEPVVYVSNASRAVGVAQSLLSPELKPAFVARIDKEYEIAREQHARKQPRSKPVSLAHARANRHQLDWVGYQPPKPREPGVQTFEDVPVSVLRPYIDWTPFFLSWELAGKFPRILEDEVVGEEATRLYADANAMLDQLEQDRSVRCAGIIGLFPANAVGDSIEVYTDESRREVRKVLHHLRQQSEKQGFPNYCLADYVAPKESGKPDWIGAFAVTGGIGEEAIAKAYKAEHDDYNAILIQAVCDRLAEAFAEYLHEQVRKVHWGYAPNEALSNEELIRENYRGIRPAPGYPACPEHTEKGSIWELLGVEQAIGMKLTESYAMWPGAAVSGWYFSHPDSKYFAVAQIQQDQVEDYAQRKGMTLAEAERWLGPNLH, from the coding sequence GTGTCGAACAAAAAGTCGGATGTGACAAACAAACTGGAAGCCTGTCTCAAGGAGCGGATCCTGATCATCGATGGCGCCATGGGCACCATGATCCAGGGCTACAAGCTCGGTGAGGCCGATTATCGCGGCGCGCGTTTCGCCGACTGGCACACCGACATCAAGGGCAACAATGACCTGCTGGTGCTGACCCGTCCCGCCGTGATTCGCGAGATCCACGAGCAGTACTGCGCCGCCGGTGCCGACATCCTCGAGACCAACACCTTCAACGCCACCCGCATCGCCATGGCCGACTACGAGATGGAAGAGTTCTCGGCCGAGATCAACTGCGAGGCGGCCCGGCTGGCACGCGCGGTGGCAGACGAGTGGACGGCGAAAGAGCCCCACAAGCCGCGCTTCGTGGCCGGGGTCTTGGGCCCGACCAACCGCACCGCCTCCATCTCGCCGGACGTGAACGATCCCGGCAAGCGCAACGTCACCTATGACCAGCTGGTGGCCGCCTACACCGAATCGACCCACGCCCTGATCGAGGGCGGCGCCGACATCATTCTGATCGAGACCATCTTCGATACCCTCAACGCCAAGGCCGCCGCCTTCGCGGTGGAAGGGGTGTTCGAGGCGCTGGGCTACAGCCTGCCGGTGATGATCTCGGGCACCATCACGGATGCCTCCGGCCGTACCCTCTCCGGCCAGACCACCGAAGCCTTCTACCACTCGCTGCGCCATGTCAAACCGGTCTCGTTCGGTCTCAACTGCGCGCTCGGGCCGGATGAGCTGCGCCAGTACGTGGAGGAGTTGTCGCGCATCAGCGAGACCCATGTCAGCGCCCACCCCAACGCCGGGTTGCCCAATGCGTTCGGCGAGTACGACCTCGATGCCGTCGAGATGGCCGAGCATATCCGCGAGTGGGCTGCGAGCGGCTTTCTCAACCTGGTGGGCGGCTGCTGCGGCACCACCCCGACCCATATTCGCGCCATGGCGGACGCCGTGGCGGGCATCAAACCGCGCGCCCTGCCCGAGCTGCCGGTAGCCTGCCGGCTGTCGGGCCTGGAGCCCCTCATCATCACCCCCGAATCCATGTTCGTGAACGTGGGGGAGCGCACCAACGTCACCGGCTCGGCCAAGTTCAAGCGGCTGATCAAGGAGGGGCTCTACGACGAGGCCCTCGACGTCGCCAAGCAGCAGGTGGAGAGCGGCGCCCAGATCATCGACATCAACATGGACGAGGGGATGCTGGACGCCGAGGCGGCCATGGTGCGCTTCTTGAACCTGATTGCCGGCGAACCGGACATCGCCCGGGTGCCGGTGATGATCGACTCCTCCAAGTGGGAGGTGCTGGAGGCCGGCCTCAAGTGCGTGCAGGGCAAGCCGGTAGTCAACTCCATCTCCATGAAGGAGGGGGAGGAGAAATTCATCCAGCAGGCCAGATTGCTGCGCCGCTACGGCGCTGCCGTCATCGTGATGGCGTTCGACGAGGTGGGCCAGGCCGATACCCGCGCCCGCAAGTTCGAGATCTGCCAGCGCGCCTACCGCATTCTGGTGGACCGGGTGGGTTTCCCGCCGGAAGACATCATCTTCGACCCCAACATCTTCGCGGTGGCGACCGGCATCGACGAGCACAACAACTATGCAGTGGACTTCATCGACGCGGTGAAGGACATCAAGCAGAACCTGCCCCACGCCATGATCTCCGGTGGCGTCTCCAACGTCTCCTTCTCGTTTCGTGGCAACGAGCCGGTGCGCGAGGCGATCCACGCGGTGTTCCTCTATCACGCCATCCAGAACGGCATGGACATGGGGATCGTCAACGCCGGTCAGCTGGCCATCTACGAAGACATCCCGAGCGATCTGAAAGAGAAGGTCGAGGCGGTGGTGCTGAACCTCAATCCGGACGCCACCGAGGCGCTGTTGGCCATCGCCGAGCGCTATCGCGGTGGCGGAGCCCAGACCGAGGATCCACGGGATCAGGCATGGCGCAGCTGGCCGGTAGGCAAGCGGCTGGAGCATGCGCTGGTCAAGGGGATCACCGATTTCATCGAGGAGGATACCGAGGAGGCCCGCAGCAAGGCTGAGAAGCCGCTGCACGTGATCGAGGGGCCGCTGATGGACGGCATGAACGTGGTGGGCGATCTGTTCGGCGCCGGCAAGATGTTCCTGCCCCAGGTGGTGAAGTCGGCGCGGGTGATGAAGCGGGCGGTCGCCTACCTGCAGCCCTACATAGAGGCGGAGAAGTCCGGCGGTTCCAGCAACGGCAAAATCGTGATGGCCACCGTGAAGGGGGACGTGCACGACATCGGCAAGAACATCGTCGGGGTGGTGCTGCAGTGCAACAACTACGAGATCGTCGATCTCGGGGTCATGGTCTCTTGCGAGACGATCCTCAAGACGGCGCGGGAGGTCAATGCCGACATCATCGGCCTGTCGGGCCTGATCACCCCGTCGCTGGACGAGATGGTGCACGTGGCGAAAGAGATGGAGCGCCAGGGCTTCAAGTTGCCGCTGCTCATCGGCGGCGCCACCACCTCCAAGGCCCACACCGCGGTGAAGATAGAGCAGAACTACTCCGAACCCGTGGTTTATGTCTCCAACGCGTCGCGCGCGGTGGGGGTGGCCCAGAGTCTGCTGAGCCCGGAGCTCAAGCCCGCCTTCGTGGCCCGCATCGACAAGGAGTACGAGATTGCCCGCGAGCAGCACGCCCGCAAGCAGCCGCGTTCCAAGCCGGTCAGTCTGGCCCACGCCCGTGCCAACCGCCATCAGCTGGACTGGGTCGGCTATCAGCCACCCAAGCCCCGGGAGCCCGGTGTGCAGACCTTCGAGGATGTGCCGGTCTCGGTGCTGCGCCCCTACATCGACTGGACGCCGTTCTTCCTGAGCTGGGAGCTGGCGGGCAAGTTCCCCCGCATCCTGGAAGATGAGGTGGTGGGGGAGGAGGCAACGCGCCTCTACGCCGACGCCAACGCCATGCTGGATCAGCTGGAGCAAGATCGGAGCGTGCGCTGCGCCGGCATCATAGGCCTGTTCCCCGCCAACGCCGTGGGCGACAGCATCGAGGTTTATACCGATGAGTCGCGCCGCGAGGTACGCAAGGTGCTGCACCACCTGCGTCAGCAGAGCGAGAAGCAGGGCTTCCCCAACTACTGTCTGGCAGACTATGTGGCCCCGAAGGAGAGCGGCAAGCCCGACTGGATCGGTGCCTTCGCGGTGACCGGCGGTATCGGCGAGGAGGCCATCGCCAAGGCTTACAAGGCAGAGCACGACGACTACAACGCCATCCTCATTCAGGCGGTGTGCGATCGCCTGGCCGAGGCCTTCGCCGAGTACCTGCACGAACAGGTGCGCAAGGTGCACTGGGGTTATGCCCCCAACGAAGCGCTCAGCAACGAGGAGCTGATCCGCGAGAACTATCGCGGCATCCGCCCGGCGCCGGGCTACCCGGCCTGCCCGGAGCACACCGAGAAGGGCAGCATCTGGGAACTGCTGGGGGTGGAGCAGGCCATCGGCATGAAGCTCACCGAATCCTACGCCATGTGGCCGGGGGCGGCGGTGTCGGGCTGGTATTTCTCCCACCCCGACAGCAAGTACTTCGCGGTGGCGCAGATCCAGCAGGATCAGGTGGAAGATTATGCCCAGCGCAAGGGGATGACCCTGGCCGAAGCCGAGCGCTGGCTGGGGCCGAACCTGCATTAA
- the aphA gene encoding acid phosphatase AphA yields the protein MSLSPRFALLASLVAASLTLPAVAVEAPASPAGVTAVTLAQQAPIHWVSVTQIAKSLDGLPPMAVGFDIDDTLLFSSPGFYRGKQEFSPNDESYLKNPAFWEKMNNGWDAFSVPKEVGKALIAMHLERGDHIYFVTGRSATKTETVSQTLQQTMNIPADQLNPVIFAGDQPGQNTKVQWLKEKQMKIFYGDADGDIKAAQELGIRGIRLLRSANSTYRPLPLAGALGEEVIVNSQY from the coding sequence ATGTCCTTATCTCCCCGTTTTGCCCTGCTTGCCTCCCTGGTCGCCGCCAGCCTGACCCTGCCTGCCGTGGCGGTCGAAGCCCCGGCCAGCCCCGCCGGTGTCACTGCAGTGACCCTGGCCCAGCAGGCCCCCATTCACTGGGTGTCGGTGACGCAGATTGCCAAGAGCCTGGATGGGTTGCCGCCGATGGCGGTAGGTTTCGACATCGACGACACCCTGCTCTTCTCCAGCCCGGGGTTCTATCGCGGCAAGCAGGAGTTCTCCCCCAACGACGAGAGCTACCTGAAGAACCCGGCCTTCTGGGAGAAGATGAACAACGGCTGGGACGCGTTCAGTGTGCCGAAGGAGGTGGGCAAGGCGCTCATCGCCATGCACCTTGAGCGCGGCGATCACATCTATTTCGTCACCGGCCGTTCGGCCACCAAGACCGAGACCGTCAGCCAGACCCTGCAGCAGACCATGAATATTCCGGCCGACCAGCTCAACCCGGTGATCTTCGCCGGCGATCAGCCGGGCCAGAACACCAAGGTGCAGTGGCTCAAGGAGAAGCAGATGAAGATCTTCTACGGCGATGCCGATGGCGACATCAAGGCGGCGCAGGAGCTCGGCATTCGCGGCATCCGGCTGCTGCGCTCGGCCAATTCCACCTACCGGCCGCTGCCGCTGGCTGGGGCGTTGGGGGAGGAGGTGATCGTCAACTCCCAGTACTGA
- the ypfJ gene encoding KPN_02809 family neutral zinc metallopeptidase, with translation MRWQDRRESNNVEDRRQQGSGGGIPIGGKGRLILLVVVMVAGYYGVDLSPLLSEPTTQSQPQRQEMSQPAKDPLARFTSVMLASTEDAWGEIFQQSGSRYQAPKLVLYRGATRTGCGQGQSVMGPFYCPADRTVYIDLSFYQEMRDKLGADGDFAQGYVVAHEVGHHVQNLLGIERKIREQQQGLSRAEQNKLSVKLELQADCFAGVWGHYMQQEQVLEHGDLEEALNAAQAIGDDRLQQQSQGRVIPDSFTHGSSAQRYAWFKRGFDSGKPASCNTFAAR, from the coding sequence ATGCGCTGGCAAGATCGCCGTGAGAGCAACAATGTGGAAGACAGGCGCCAGCAGGGCAGCGGGGGCGGTATCCCCATCGGCGGCAAGGGGCGTCTGATCCTGCTGGTGGTGGTCATGGTGGCCGGCTACTACGGGGTGGACCTCTCCCCCCTGCTCAGCGAGCCGACCACCCAGAGCCAGCCCCAGCGTCAGGAGATGTCTCAGCCGGCCAAGGATCCCCTCGCCAGGTTCACCTCGGTGATGCTCGCCTCCACCGAAGATGCCTGGGGCGAAATCTTCCAGCAGAGCGGCAGCCGCTATCAGGCCCCCAAACTGGTGCTCTATCGCGGCGCAACCCGTACCGGCTGCGGCCAGGGCCAGTCGGTGATGGGCCCCTTCTACTGCCCGGCGGATCGCACCGTCTACATCGATCTCTCCTTCTATCAGGAGATGCGCGACAAGCTGGGGGCCGACGGCGACTTTGCCCAGGGCTACGTGGTGGCACACGAGGTGGGCCACCACGTGCAGAACCTGCTCGGCATCGAGCGCAAGATACGTGAGCAGCAGCAGGGGTTGAGCCGGGCCGAGCAGAACAAGCTGTCGGTCAAACTCGAGTTGCAGGCTGACTGCTTTGCCGGCGTCTGGGGTCACTACATGCAGCAGGAACAGGTGCTGGAGCATGGCGATCTGGAAGAGGCGCTCAACGCCGCCCAGGCCATCGGCGACGACCGTCTGCAGCAGCAGAGCCAGGGCCGGGTGATCCCGGACAGCTTCACCCACGGCAGTTCGGCCCAGCGCTACGCCTGGTTCAAGCGCGGCTTCGACAGCGGCAAGCCCGCCAGCTGCAATACCTTCGCCGCCCGCTAG
- the rimK gene encoding 30S ribosomal protein S6--L-glutamate ligase — MKIAILSREPNNYSTRRLVEVAQARGHQVEVLDTLRCYMNIASHNPSIHYEGRELESYDAVIPRIGASITFYGTAVLRQFEMMNTMALNSSVAISRSRDKLRAMQLLSRHGIGLPVTGYAHSTHDVPDLITMVGGAPLVVKLLEGTQGIGVVLCETQKAAESVIEAFIQTNNNILVQEYIREANGADIRCLVVNGKVVAAMRRQAQPGEFRSNLHRGGTAEAIKISPEERATAVQAAKIMGLDVAGVDILRSARGPLVLEVNSSPGLQGVEAASGKDVAGKIIEFLELKASRKHKPAE, encoded by the coding sequence ATGAAGATCGCCATTTTATCCCGTGAGCCCAACAACTACTCCACCCGCCGTCTGGTCGAGGTGGCGCAGGCGCGCGGTCATCAGGTCGAGGTGCTCGACACCCTGCGCTGTTACATGAACATCGCCTCCCACAACCCCTCCATCCACTACGAAGGACGGGAACTGGAGAGCTATGATGCGGTGATCCCGCGCATCGGGGCCAGCATCACCTTCTACGGCACCGCCGTGCTGCGCCAGTTCGAGATGATGAACACCATGGCGCTCAACAGCTCGGTGGCCATCTCCCGCTCCCGCGACAAGCTGCGGGCCATGCAGCTGCTCTCCCGCCACGGCATCGGCCTGCCGGTGACCGGCTATGCCCACAGCACCCACGACGTGCCCGACCTCATCACCATGGTGGGCGGTGCGCCGCTGGTGGTGAAGCTGCTGGAGGGGACCCAGGGGATCGGCGTGGTGCTGTGCGAGACCCAGAAAGCGGCCGAGAGCGTGATCGAGGCTTTCATCCAGACCAACAACAACATCCTGGTGCAGGAGTACATCCGCGAGGCCAACGGCGCCGACATCCGCTGTCTGGTGGTCAACGGCAAGGTGGTGGCCGCCATGCGCCGCCAGGCCCAGCCGGGGGAGTTTCGCTCCAACCTGCATCGGGGCGGCACTGCCGAGGCGATCAAGATAAGCCCGGAAGAGCGGGCCACCGCGGTGCAGGCCGCCAAGATCATGGGGCTGGACGTGGCCGGGGTGGATATCCTGCGCAGTGCCCGCGGTCCGCTGGTGCTGGAGGTGAACTCCTCCCCCGGCCTGCAAGGGGTGGAAGCTGCCTCCGGCAAGGACGTGGCGGGCAAGATCATCGAGTTTCTCGAGCTCAAGGCGAGTCGCAAGCACAAGCCGGCGGAGTGA
- the brnQ gene encoding branched-chain amino acid transport system II carrier protein, which translates to MNNQKLTSRDIVALGFMTFALFVGAGNIIFPPMVGLQAGEQVWGAAAGFLLTAVGLPVLTVVALAKVGGGVDALSAPIGRKAGLLLATVCYLAVGPLFATPRTATVSYEVGLAPLFGDDGSALLIYSLVYFSLVIGISLYPGRLLDTVGHVLAPIKILALAALGLAVLLWPAGSAIPAVESYQHQPFSNGFVNGYLTMDTLGAMVFGIVIVNAARSRGVSSAKLLTRYTVLAGLIAGMGLTLVYLSLFRLGSVSGELVPHAQNGAEILHAYVQHTFGNMGSGFLALLIFIACLVTAVGLTCACAEFFAQYLPLSYRTLVLLLGGFSMLVSNLGLSHLIQLSVPVLTAIYPPCIVLVVLSFTLRWWGNGTRVVGPVMLISLLFGLIDGLKASALAGLLPAWSLALPLNEQGLAWLPPSLCALLLAALWDRLQGRPQVASVSKSAA; encoded by the coding sequence ATGAATAACCAAAAATTAACATCCAGAGACATAGTCGCGTTGGGCTTCATGACCTTCGCGCTCTTCGTCGGTGCCGGCAACATCATCTTCCCGCCCATGGTGGGGTTGCAGGCCGGTGAACAGGTGTGGGGCGCCGCCGCCGGCTTCCTGCTGACGGCAGTCGGCCTGCCGGTGCTCACCGTGGTGGCGCTGGCCAAGGTCGGGGGTGGTGTGGATGCCCTGAGTGCGCCCATCGGCCGCAAGGCCGGGTTGCTGCTGGCCACCGTCTGCTATCTGGCCGTGGGGCCGCTGTTTGCCACCCCGCGTACGGCGACCGTCTCCTACGAGGTGGGGCTGGCGCCGCTGTTTGGCGACGATGGCTCGGCCCTGCTGATCTACAGCCTGGTCTACTTCAGCCTGGTGATCGGCATCTCCCTCTATCCTGGCCGGCTGCTCGACACCGTGGGCCACGTGCTGGCGCCGATCAAGATCCTGGCGCTGGCGGCGCTGGGTCTCGCCGTTCTGCTGTGGCCTGCCGGTTCTGCCATCCCTGCCGTCGAAAGCTACCAGCATCAGCCTTTCTCCAACGGTTTCGTCAATGGCTACCTCACCATGGACACCCTGGGTGCCATGGTGTTTGGCATCGTCATCGTCAATGCGGCCCGCTCGCGCGGGGTGAGCAGCGCCAAGTTGCTGACCCGTTATACCGTACTGGCCGGCCTTATCGCCGGGATGGGCTTGACGCTGGTCTACCTCAGCCTGTTCCGCCTGGGCTCGGTGAGCGGTGAACTGGTACCCCATGCCCAGAATGGCGCCGAGATCCTGCATGCCTACGTTCAGCACACCTTCGGCAACATGGGCAGCGGCTTCCTGGCACTGCTTATCTTCATCGCCTGTCTGGTGACGGCCGTCGGCCTGACCTGTGCCTGCGCCGAGTTCTTCGCCCAGTACCTGCCGCTCTCCTACCGCACCCTGGTGCTGCTGCTGGGCGGCTTCTCCATGCTGGTTTCGAACCTGGGGCTGAGCCACCTGATCCAGCTCTCGGTGCCGGTGCTGACCGCCATCTATCCTCCCTGCATCGTGCTGGTGGTGCTGAGCTTCACCCTGCGCTGGTGGGGCAACGGCACCCGGGTGGTGGGGCCTGTCATGCTGATCAGCCTGCTGTTCGGCCTGATCGACGGGCTCAAGGCCTCGGCCCTTGCCGGCCTGCTGCCGGCCTGGAGCCTTGCCCTGCCCCTGAACGAGCAGGGGCTGGCCTGGCTGCCGCCCTCGCTGTGTGCCCTGCTGCTGGCGGCCCTCTGGGATCGCCTGCAGGGTCGTCCACAGGTGGCGTCTGTCAGCAAGAGCGCGGCCTGA
- a CDS encoding GNAT family N-acetyltransferase — protein sequence MILSERLELRELTIADAPFIVELLNDPDFHRYIGDRGIRTLQDAENYIQQGPAVSYARHGHGLYLVARRSDGAKLGICGLIKRDTLPCEDIGYAFLPAYRGQGYGIEAAQAALQDGRERLGIERVVAIVTPGNERSVALLAKLGLVQSRLVKLAEDADECLLLEVQGAQACRV from the coding sequence ATGATCCTCTCCGAGCGCCTGGAACTGCGCGAACTGACCATTGCCGACGCCCCCTTCATTGTCGAACTGCTCAACGACCCCGACTTTCACCGCTACATCGGCGATCGGGGCATCCGCACTCTGCAGGATGCCGAAAACTACATCCAGCAGGGGCCGGCGGTCAGCTATGCCCGCCATGGTCACGGCCTCTATCTGGTGGCCCGGCGCAGCGACGGCGCCAAGCTCGGCATCTGCGGGCTGATCAAGCGCGATACCCTGCCTTGTGAAGACATCGGCTACGCCTTCCTGCCCGCCTATCGCGGTCAGGGTTATGGCATCGAAGCGGCGCAGGCAGCGCTGCAAGATGGTCGGGAGCGGCTCGGCATCGAGCGGGTGGTCGCCATCGTCACCCCGGGCAACGAGCGTTCGGTGGCGCTGCTGGCCAAGCTGGGGCTGGTACAGAGCAGGCTGGTCAAACTGGCCGAGGATGCGGATGAGTGTCTGCTGCTGGAGGTGCAAGGAGCACAGGCCTGCCGGGTCTGA
- a CDS encoding HDOD domain-containing protein — MPTIDSLLSKPQNLPNVPEVMRELVQTFNEKEPDILLIAKKINKDPVISAKLLRLANSAKFGGSRQVATVNEAVVRLGVDVVRNMVLACGLTGSINAVPGIDLKHFWGKVFDVAELARRLAKLKGMKGEEVFTCALLYDMGRLIMHVGLPENMVNHIKDLEPSKGRAKAEELVVGFNYAQTGAEMARRWQFPLSICHAVEYHYNPLLAKEFSVEAALIHLAIALAAQSDVGDEAPPEWPAQVAERLGLSWSDCAAVFVALREQGNGYAGLLAA, encoded by the coding sequence ATGCCCACCATAGACTCGCTGTTATCCAAGCCCCAGAACCTGCCCAACGTGCCGGAAGTCATGCGCGAACTGGTGCAGACCTTCAACGAGAAAGAGCCGGATATCCTGCTGATTGCCAAGAAGATCAACAAGGATCCGGTGATCTCCGCCAAGCTGCTGCGGCTGGCCAACTCCGCCAAGTTTGGCGGCAGTCGCCAGGTCGCCACTGTCAACGAGGCCGTGGTACGGCTCGGGGTCGATGTGGTGCGCAATATGGTGCTCGCCTGCGGCCTGACAGGTTCCATCAATGCGGTGCCCGGCATCGATCTCAAACATTTCTGGGGCAAGGTATTCGACGTGGCCGAACTGGCCAGACGGCTGGCCAAGCTCAAGGGAATGAAGGGGGAGGAGGTGTTCACCTGCGCCCTGCTCTACGACATGGGGCGGCTCATCATGCACGTGGGGCTGCCGGAGAACATGGTGAACCACATCAAGGATCTGGAGCCCAGCAAGGGGCGCGCCAAGGCCGAGGAGCTGGTGGTCGGCTTCAACTATGCCCAGACCGGGGCCGAGATGGCCAGGCGCTGGCAATTCCCCCTGAGCATCTGCCATGCGGTGGAGTATCACTACAACCCCTTGTTGGCCAAGGAGTTCTCTGTCGAGGCCGCCCTCATCCATCTGGCCATCGCCCTGGCGGCGCAGTCCGACGTGGGGGACGAGGCACCGCCCGAGTGGCCCGCCCAGGTGGCCGAGCGGCTCGGCCTCTCCTGGTCCGATTGTGCGGCGGTGTTCGTGGCGCTGCGCGAGCAGGGTAATGGCTACGCCGGGCTGCTGGCGGCCTGA
- a CDS encoding AraC family transcriptional regulator — MNLWYRDYPQGALTALHCHGGSQFCYLHRGGGVISSQAAGVLLVAGQLCLIPAGLAHEFRVLRHSRLSLIYLDDLDGGSELTTRQVSPLLAGLFERLADMAEPGLRDAYLTVLAAELRQAPVAAGFMLSAALDVRLLRVLERVCRHPSIEYGLAELAADSGASVRTLNRLFSQQLGCSFRQWRQQVVMGRARQLQQQGQPLSRIALELGYGDFSAFSHAFNRFLREPAGP; from the coding sequence ATGAACCTCTGGTATCGCGACTACCCGCAAGGCGCGCTCACCGCCCTCCACTGTCACGGCGGTTCACAGTTTTGCTATCTGCATCGGGGTGGTGGCGTGATCAGCAGTCAGGCGGCAGGCGTGCTGCTGGTGGCGGGCCAGCTCTGCCTGATCCCGGCCGGGCTTGCCCATGAGTTCAGGGTGCTGCGTCACTCCCGGCTCAGTCTGATCTATCTGGATGACCTGGATGGGGGGAGTGAGCTGACGACCCGCCAGGTGAGCCCGCTGCTGGCTGGCCTGTTCGAGCGGCTGGCGGATATGGCAGAGCCGGGGCTCAGGGATGCCTATCTAACGGTATTGGCGGCCGAGTTGCGACAGGCGCCGGTGGCGGCTGGATTCATGCTGAGCGCGGCGCTGGACGTGCGGTTGCTGCGGGTGTTGGAACGGGTCTGCCGGCACCCTTCCATCGAATACGGATTGGCGGAGCTGGCGGCCGATTCAGGTGCCTCGGTGCGCACCCTCAACCGGCTGTTCAGCCAGCAGCTGGGCTGCAGCTTTCGGCAATGGCGGCAACAGGTGGTGATGGGACGGGCCCGCCAGTTGCAGCAACAGGGCCAGCCGCTGTCGCGGATAGCCCTCGAACTGGGTTACGGGGATTTCAGCGCCTTTTCTCACGCCTTCAATCGCTTCTTGCGGGAGCCGGCGGGGCCGTGA